The Candidatus Methylacidiphilales bacterium genome has a window encoding:
- a CDS encoding class II fumarate hydratase → MVTKNIRIEKDSMGEMEVPQHCLYGATTMRAVLNFPISGKLMPEPFIRALAIIKSVAAKTNHQLGQLDSEKSQAIQEACEKIIHKQLENYYENFPIDVYQTGSATSSNMNVNEVIATLCKLQNIPVHPNDDVNMSQSSNDCVPSAISISATIEVYQCLLPALTDLEETIRNKASDLAEVVTTGRTHLMDAMPVTYKQILEGWAAQVSSARDRITDSLKRLVQIPQGGTAVGTGINAHPQFSLLFCQNLSEKTNITFSSMQSKFEGMSAIDHPVELSGQLNTLAVTLMKISNDLRWMNSGPLAGLGEINLPALQPGSSIMPGKVNPVIPEATTMVCAQVMGYHHSITIAGQSGNFQLNVMLPMVAYSLLTSIAILGNSARLLAHQCIKGFTVNHEKINASLSANPILVTALNSVVGYETGAKIAKTAYKEKRPVIDVALELTKLSRIELEKLLDPMKLTKGGNP, encoded by the coding sequence ATGGTAACGAAAAATATAAGAATAGAAAAGGATAGTATGGGCGAAATGGAGGTACCTCAGCATTGTTTATATGGTGCCACAACGATGCGTGCAGTACTGAATTTTCCTATAAGTGGAAAATTAATGCCAGAACCCTTTATTCGTGCGTTAGCAATCATTAAATCAGTGGCCGCTAAAACCAATCACCAACTTGGACAATTGGATAGTGAAAAATCTCAAGCAATTCAAGAAGCATGTGAAAAAATTATTCATAAGCAACTAGAAAACTATTATGAAAACTTTCCTATTGATGTGTATCAAACAGGTTCTGCCACAAGTTCAAATATGAATGTTAATGAAGTGATTGCAACACTTTGCAAACTGCAAAACATACCAGTTCATCCAAATGATGATGTCAATATGTCGCAGAGCTCAAATGACTGTGTGCCAAGTGCAATTTCTATATCTGCAACCATTGAGGTGTATCAATGCCTGTTACCCGCACTTACTGATCTTGAGGAAACCATAAGAAATAAGGCTTCCGACTTAGCGGAGGTGGTTACTACTGGCAGAACTCATTTAATGGATGCGATGCCGGTTACCTATAAACAAATTTTAGAGGGTTGGGCGGCTCAAGTTTCAAGTGCCAGGGATAGAATTACAGATAGTTTGAAGAGATTGGTGCAGATCCCTCAGGGCGGTACAGCAGTTGGCACTGGAATTAATGCCCACCCACAATTTTCTTTACTATTCTGTCAAAATTTAAGCGAGAAAACAAACATCACATTCAGTTCAATGCAGTCTAAATTTGAAGGTATGAGCGCAATAGATCATCCAGTTGAGTTGAGCGGTCAGTTAAACACTCTTGCGGTTACCTTGATGAAAATTTCTAATGATTTACGTTGGATGAATAGTGGTCCACTGGCTGGCTTGGGTGAAATCAACCTCCCGGCACTTCAGCCAGGTAGTAGTATCATGCCAGGAAAAGTTAATCCGGTAATACCAGAAGCGACTACCATGGTTTGCGCACAGGTTATGGGGTATCACCATAGTATTACGATTGCAGGTCAATCAGGTAATTTTCAGTTGAATGTCATGCTACCAATGGTAGCATATTCGTTATTAACTTCAATTGCCATACTGGGAAACTCAGCTCGATTACTTGCCCATCAGTGTATTAAAGGGTTTACAGTAAATCATGAAAAAATTAATGCCTCACTAAGCGCTAACCCAATACTTGTAACTGCGTTAAATTCGGTAGTAGGATATGAAACAGGGGCTAAAATTGCTAAAACAGCATATAAAGAAAAAAGACCTGTTATTGATGTTGCTTTGGAGTTAACCAAGTTGAGTAGAATAGAGCTAGAAAAATTATTAGACCCAATGAAACTTACTAAAGGAGGAAATCCATAA
- the purB gene encoding adenylosuccinate lyase yields MNPLLAISPIDGRYHDSIPDSMRLLFSEYGLIKKRLFVEIEWLIFQSPEISEKDKIFLRAIVINYDTQSANKIKEIEKITAHDVKATELFIAQSLPAHLASIAPKIHIGLTSEDINNIAYSLILQESSLIIQSQVKTLIGVFVALAHEQHDTYMIARTHGQAATPTSFGKEMAVYADRLTRVSNQFSTCSYYGKITGASGSYATFALFEKDAEKTIRSHNTFISNLGLLPIQYTTQIASHDDIAIALSHLSSIGTIIKDACVDLWLYCSYGYLLLKNNKNEVGSSTMPHKINPIHFENAEGNVELGICMAQYLSRSLPCSRLQRDLSGSTKMRNLGVAVSHIYLGISNLLSGLSRVSVHKELMAKELDNHWEVIAEAIQTAMRKIGIENAYDIIKKESRGKQLTKDDVQDMLIKYNLQNILKDISPSTFTGYASYLALKIGLDEPKETK; encoded by the coding sequence ATGAATCCCCTTCTAGCAATTAGCCCAATCGATGGAAGGTACCATGATAGTATTCCGGATAGCATGCGATTACTATTCAGTGAGTATGGATTAATAAAAAAAAGATTGTTCGTTGAAATTGAGTGGTTGATTTTCCAATCTCCTGAAATAAGCGAAAAAGACAAAATTTTCTTACGAGCAATTGTAATCAATTACGACACTCAAAGTGCAAACAAAATTAAAGAAATTGAAAAAATCACAGCGCATGATGTAAAAGCGACTGAACTATTTATTGCTCAGTCACTACCTGCTCATCTCGCTTCAATAGCGCCAAAAATTCATATCGGGTTAACTTCGGAAGATATTAACAACATTGCCTATAGCTTGATTTTGCAAGAATCTTCTCTAATAATACAATCACAAGTAAAGACCTTAATTGGTGTGTTTGTTGCTCTAGCACATGAGCAACATGATACCTATATGATTGCTCGTACCCATGGACAGGCCGCAACTCCAACAAGTTTTGGAAAAGAGATGGCTGTATATGCGGACAGGCTGACGCGCGTAAGCAATCAATTTAGTACATGTTCTTACTACGGTAAAATTACCGGTGCAAGTGGGAGCTACGCAACCTTTGCTTTATTCGAAAAAGACGCAGAGAAAACTATCCGCAGTCATAACACATTTATTTCCAATCTTGGATTACTTCCAATTCAATACACAACTCAAATTGCTTCTCATGATGATATTGCAATAGCTCTTTCACATCTATCTAGTATTGGAACAATAATTAAGGATGCCTGTGTTGATTTATGGCTATATTGTAGCTATGGTTACTTATTACTTAAAAATAATAAAAACGAAGTTGGTTCATCAACCATGCCTCATAAAATTAACCCTATCCATTTTGAGAACGCAGAAGGAAATGTAGAACTAGGCATTTGTATGGCGCAATATCTCTCCAGATCACTTCCCTGCTCTCGCCTCCAAAGAGACCTATCAGGATCTACTAAAATGAGAAATCTTGGAGTGGCGGTTTCACATATATATTTAGGTATTTCCAATCTCCTGAGCGGTCTATCTAGAGTTTCGGTTCATAAAGAATTAATGGCAAAAGAACTTGATAATCATTGGGAAGTCATTGCCGAAGCAATTCAAACTGCTATGCGAAAAATAGGCATTGAAAATGCTTATGATATAATCAAAAAAGAAAGCAGAGGAAAACAACTTACCAAAGACGATGTCCAAGACATGCTTATAAAATATAATTTACAAAATATACTGAAAGATATTAGCCCATCAACATTTACTGGTTATGCAAGTTACTTAGCGCTTAAGATTGGTCTTGACGAACCAAAGGAAACAAAATAA
- the lysS gene encoding lysine--tRNA ligase has translation MDDSNHLFKDRLDKIKQWLIDSPYPNNFSRTTEAAEIPSLYQLGNVEKSYSLAGRLKAKRVMGKSSFFVLEDYSGTIQLYLSHAVLENYDSCVHFDVGDIVGVQGTIFVTKTGEVSLKITFCQLLSKCLIPLPEKYHGLKDEELRVRKRYLDLIMSSERRNLFKTRSSIVTEVRDYLHSLGFLEVETPMMHPIAGGASAKPFVTFHNELEQEMFLRVAPELYLKRLIVGGFEKVFELNRNFRNEGVSTRHNPEFTMVEMYQAYADFNVMMDLCESLFAHVIKKCTTQSLGQTPLFPCRRVTMEETVETACPTLIGKTRDTQALLSYCLTQAIPVESHWGSGKLLCEIFEKKVEHTLQAPTFVTHYPLEVSPLARTNDDDQEVTDRFEFFIGGREIANGFSELNNPIDQENRFKLQQRLKETGDSEAMPFDQDYITALQYAMPPTAGMGIGIDRLVMVLTNSPSIRDVILFPLVRQDQS, from the coding sequence ATGGATGACTCAAACCATTTATTTAAAGACAGGTTAGATAAGATCAAACAATGGTTGATTGATTCTCCGTACCCTAATAATTTTAGCAGAACAACCGAAGCTGCTGAAATACCAAGCTTATATCAGTTAGGCAATGTTGAAAAATCTTACTCGCTTGCCGGAAGACTAAAAGCTAAGCGAGTTATGGGTAAGTCTAGTTTTTTTGTACTAGAAGATTATAGTGGGACAATTCAGCTCTATCTTTCACATGCTGTACTTGAAAATTATGATAGCTGCGTGCATTTTGATGTTGGGGATATTGTGGGAGTACAGGGTACGATCTTTGTTACTAAAACCGGCGAGGTAAGTTTAAAAATTACTTTTTGCCAACTCTTGAGTAAATGTCTGATACCGCTCCCAGAAAAATACCATGGATTAAAGGACGAAGAATTACGGGTTAGAAAACGATATCTTGATTTAATCATGTCATCAGAGAGAAGAAACTTGTTTAAGACGAGATCCTCGATTGTTACTGAAGTACGAGATTATTTGCACTCATTGGGTTTTTTAGAAGTTGAAACACCCATGATGCATCCGATCGCAGGTGGGGCAAGTGCAAAACCCTTCGTAACATTTCACAATGAGTTAGAACAAGAAATGTTTCTTCGTGTCGCCCCAGAGCTCTATTTGAAAAGGTTGATTGTGGGAGGTTTTGAAAAAGTTTTTGAGTTAAATAGAAATTTTAGAAATGAAGGGGTGTCGACTAGACATAATCCAGAGTTTACTATGGTGGAAATGTACCAAGCCTATGCTGATTTTAACGTTATGATGGATCTCTGCGAAAGTCTTTTTGCCCATGTAATTAAAAAATGCACTACCCAATCATTAGGTCAGACACCGTTATTCCCATGTAGGAGAGTTACTATGGAAGAAACTGTGGAAACAGCTTGCCCTACGCTAATAGGAAAAACTAGAGATACGCAAGCGTTACTATCGTATTGCTTGACTCAGGCAATTCCAGTTGAGTCTCATTGGGGTAGTGGAAAATTACTTTGTGAAATTTTTGAAAAAAAAGTAGAGCACACCTTACAAGCACCAACTTTTGTGACTCATTACCCGCTTGAAGTTTCACCACTTGCGAGAACCAATGATGATGATCAGGAAGTAACCGATCGCTTTGAGTTCTTCATTGGTGGTAGAGAAATTGCCAACGGATTTTCTGAGCTTAACAATCCAATTGATCAAGAAAATCGTTTTAAACTGCAACAACGGTTAAAAGAAACAGGTGACAGTGAGGCGATGCCTTTTGATCAAGATTATATTACTGCATTGCAATACGCTATGCCACCAACCGCGGGCATGGGAATTGGTATTGATCGTTTAGTTATGGTGTTAACTAATAGTCCTTCAATTAGAGATGTTATTTTGTTTCCTTTGGTTCGTCAAGACCAATCTTAA
- the prfB gene encoding peptide chain release factor 2, whose translation MLETKITLKELHTRSVHLGKRIESYCAMCNQSVKEDRLKAIVTQLENSEHWENFQLLKALNQEKVSIELALTVMNSLRVNHQYLLDFISLSLQENDESSIETLREDYQKLITHLEKEELHLLFSLPHDSHNAFLIIKPGAGGTEAQDWAEMLLRMYLRWSESHNFTTTCTDMQMAEEAGIKHATVLIEGFNAYGWLRTEHGIHRLVRRSPFDSNNKRHTSFASVSVLPELDDSVEVTISPADLRIDVYRASGAGGQHVNRTESAVRVTHLPTGLVTQCQSDRSQHKNKSTALKQLRTLLYNRALKEKQNEVDSMKEEQHDIEWGYQIRSYVLDQSRIKDLRTGLEIGNTKAVLDGDLDAFIIASLKMNVSKLHETIDE comes from the coding sequence ATGTTAGAAACAAAAATAACTCTTAAAGAACTGCACACTCGCAGTGTGCACTTAGGCAAAAGAATAGAGTCATATTGTGCTATGTGTAATCAATCGGTAAAAGAAGATCGGCTAAAAGCTATAGTAACTCAGTTAGAAAATTCAGAACACTGGGAAAATTTTCAACTTCTTAAGGCTTTAAATCAGGAAAAAGTTTCTATAGAACTTGCCCTTACCGTAATGAACTCCCTACGAGTCAATCATCAGTATCTTTTGGATTTTATCTCATTATCGTTGCAGGAAAATGATGAGTCGTCTATTGAAACTTTACGAGAAGACTACCAAAAATTAATTACACATCTTGAAAAAGAAGAATTACACCTGCTTTTTTCCTTGCCCCATGATTCACATAATGCGTTTTTAATTATCAAGCCTGGTGCTGGTGGCACCGAAGCCCAAGATTGGGCAGAAATGTTGTTAAGAATGTATTTGCGTTGGTCAGAATCGCATAACTTTACCACCACCTGTACTGATATGCAAATGGCCGAAGAGGCAGGTATTAAACACGCGACCGTATTAATAGAAGGGTTCAATGCCTATGGGTGGTTGCGCACTGAACATGGTATTCATCGTTTGGTGCGTAGATCTCCATTTGATTCAAATAACAAAAGACACACTTCATTTGCTTCTGTATCAGTTTTGCCAGAGCTAGATGACTCGGTAGAGGTAACCATTTCTCCAGCTGATTTGAGGATTGATGTGTATCGAGCAAGTGGTGCAGGAGGGCAGCATGTTAATAGAACTGAATCTGCAGTTAGAGTTACTCACCTTCCAACTGGATTAGTAACACAATGTCAAAGTGATAGATCACAGCATAAAAATAAATCTACCGCTTTAAAACAACTGCGCACACTTCTTTATAATCGTGCGCTAAAAGAAAAACAAAATGAAGTTGATTCAATGAAGGAAGAGCAACATGATATAGAATGGGGGTATCAAATACGATCCTACGTATTGGATCAGTCTAGAATTAAAGATTTGCGCACTGGATTAGAAATAGGCAATACAAAAGCTGTACTTGATGGTGATTTAGATGCTTTTATTATTGCATCGCTTAAAATGAATGTATCAAAACTGCATGAAACAATTGATGAATAA
- a CDS encoding NUDIX hydrolase → MKYCSSCGSDAMVFEIPAHDTKERYICKKCNTIYYTNPKIVVGCIIQCHEQILLCERNIEPRKGFLTYPAGFMENYETLQEACIRETREEAGVNIQNPRLFALYNLPTSNQIFVVYHHYVSDTKTEEYCDETASLSWVNLNEIPFNQLAFPIIVETLKSLIEGKKTPIQGTISRKGNTYQHWIID, encoded by the coding sequence ATGAAGTATTGTTCTTCCTGTGGCTCAGATGCAATGGTTTTTGAAATACCTGCCCATGACACCAAAGAGCGATATATTTGCAAAAAATGCAATACCATTTATTACACCAACCCTAAAATAGTAGTCGGTTGTATTATTCAATGCCATGAGCAAATTTTACTCTGCGAAAGAAATATTGAGCCACGCAAAGGTTTTTTAACCTATCCTGCAGGCTTTATGGAAAACTACGAAACACTTCAAGAGGCCTGCATCAGAGAAACTAGAGAAGAAGCAGGCGTAAACATACAGAACCCGCGATTATTTGCTTTATATAATTTACCTACCAGTAATCAGATTTTTGTTGTGTATCATCATTATGTTAGTGATACAAAAACCGAGGAATATTGCGATGAAACTGCCTCTCTATCCTGGGTAAATCTCAATGAAATACCATTTAATCAACTAGCTTTCCCTATCATAGTAGAAACCTTAAAATCATTAATAGAAGGGAAAAAAACACCTATTCAAGGCACTATTTCACGAAAGGGAAATACCTACCAACATTGGATAATTGATTAA
- a CDS encoding FAD-binding oxidoreductase, with product MKKLINDLSLVIAADRLLVGDMISSVYYSDVFYEVKDVNVVVMVASAEEVELVVKCCIRYKIGILSRGAGLSYTGGVVAEGLVVLDMSLMDKVLSVDVENGVVVVEAGCSWKHLLGELSVHGVKTRFWGTLSGIHATVGGSLSQHSLFWGSARYGCSAESVLGLEVVSGLGEKLNVGCLGNGSAAFRWFGVDSCGLFLGDCGAFGVKTKVALRLVSDSLYTDGVSFEFKHRSSFLKALQAVANSGIGTEVVGFDPLLQQARLKRESLVSDLKVVSEVAKHEKSILRSLWSLLTFAFYGRRKFSPDCYQLHVLSEQYSRASLKEDIKQLHSLAYAHGGNKLPTIIPKALRANPFSPLNNMLGPQGERWLPIHGIVAHGDAEIVCSELADLFVMHASEMQKYKVTYSILFSALGSQGAVIEPVFYWEDELYAIHAKYIDTGYLSRLRKFPANPDGKLLVLHLKDKIIAIFTKYHAVHFQIGRSYPYLVKLAPSNAKLVRDIKNILDPHNVMNPGVLGL from the coding sequence ATGAAAAAATTAATTAATGATTTAAGTTTAGTGATTGCAGCTGATCGCTTGTTGGTGGGTGATATGATTAGTTCAGTGTATTATTCTGATGTGTTTTATGAGGTTAAGGATGTGAATGTGGTTGTTATGGTCGCTTCTGCTGAAGAAGTTGAATTGGTGGTTAAGTGTTGTATTAGGTATAAGATTGGTATTCTGAGTCGTGGTGCGGGTTTGAGTTACACTGGTGGGGTAGTTGCTGAGGGGTTGGTTGTTCTTGATATGAGTTTGATGGATAAAGTGTTGTCTGTTGATGTGGAAAATGGGGTGGTGGTAGTTGAGGCTGGTTGTAGTTGGAAACATTTGTTGGGTGAGTTGTCTGTGCATGGAGTGAAGACTAGGTTTTGGGGAACATTGAGTGGAATACATGCTACTGTTGGTGGTTCTCTGAGCCAGCATTCATTGTTCTGGGGAAGTGCTCGTTATGGTTGTAGTGCAGAGTCTGTGTTAGGGTTGGAAGTAGTATCTGGGTTGGGGGAAAAGTTAAATGTTGGTTGTTTGGGTAATGGTAGCGCTGCTTTTCGTTGGTTTGGAGTAGATTCTTGCGGTCTTTTCCTCGGTGATTGTGGTGCGTTTGGTGTTAAAACTAAAGTTGCTTTAAGATTAGTTTCAGACTCTCTTTATACAGATGGTGTTTCATTTGAGTTTAAACATCGCTCATCTTTTTTGAAAGCCTTACAGGCTGTGGCAAATTCAGGGATTGGAACTGAGGTGGTTGGCTTTGATCCTTTACTACAACAGGCAAGATTAAAACGAGAAAGCTTAGTGTCTGATTTGAAAGTGGTTAGTGAAGTTGCTAAACATGAAAAGTCAATTTTACGAAGTTTATGGTCATTGCTTACTTTTGCGTTTTATGGCCGAAGAAAGTTTAGCCCTGATTGTTACCAATTACATGTATTAAGTGAGCAATATAGTAGAGCTTCGCTAAAAGAAGATATCAAGCAATTACATTCACTTGCTTATGCTCATGGAGGAAATAAGCTCCCCACCATTATACCGAAAGCACTTCGGGCCAACCCTTTTAGTCCTTTAAATAATATGCTTGGGCCACAGGGCGAACGATGGTTGCCAATTCATGGGATCGTAGCACATGGCGATGCCGAAATTGTATGTAGCGAGCTTGCTGATTTATTTGTTATGCATGCTTCTGAAATGCAAAAATATAAAGTTACCTATTCTATTTTATTTAGCGCACTCGGTTCTCAAGGCGCTGTTATAGAGCCAGTATTTTATTGGGAAGATGAATTGTATGCTATACATGCAAAATATATTGATACCGGATATTTATCTCGGCTACGTAAGTTTCCTGCTAATCCTGATGGTAAATTATTGGTTTTACATTTAAAAGATAAAATTATTGCTATTTTTACTAAGTACCATGCGGTTCATTTTCAAATTGGTAGAAGCTATCCTTATTTGGTAAAGCTAGCACCTAGTAATGCTAAACTTGTTCGGGATATTAAAAATATTCTTGACCCACACAATGTAATGAATCCAGGGGTATTAGGACTTTAA
- a CDS encoding TonB-dependent receptor, with protein sequence MNRSINFLITAIVSLTCTIAFSADKTTLEEVVVSARKTTETLQEVPLSISTLSSKDFENLNIRSIDDFAKFTPGLSFSNAFGRATERPVIRGLSNVLAGVQFGVESGVSYFLNGVYYPGDIQSIDLSSIKRIEVVKGPQSALYGRNTYSGAINYVTNEPDFEKFSGNVKVYLANHNEKSTNLSLNIPVSNNTSIGITGRNFSYGGEWKNQITQKTIGQQSTTGASIVINHNSSDISVNYRYLNTVDSDGTRPFAFIAPASGNCPAKVAGNVRAYCGELPSTLIFALNDEYDVDGVANPYYGKKSSQSHSTADLIPDAVNLEKGIAFSGVDRNVELNILNIVYKINKSIDLNISLSQKFEELSTGSDSDHSAYNLQNFARTDLRSGTSASPVTPASTTTCWNISCESIFADSSKKEFDDKVTEIRIQSNESSDIKWIAGLYNYERRIEQFDIAFQTGQEPNVANNKLWRCENLDGTLADSEYNSSTRTYLCPRLSAVSFYTLAHGYKQNKSSLSNDAIYAMIEFEAGDGVSLSFEIRNQKETKHQIEYREDGGLNGNILSTNRNNIYNSNRLIEKSDYSGVVSFNQKKTWENTLPRITLKYQSDEYNNLYLIYSQGVKAGGFNGTLGRFLLNGVEQDRSEYKQETSVNYELGYKGVFDDGKTLFSLSLYKNDIKDIQTSQALSAILPGGSNTTSIVVNQSNGLTQGLEIELKAIVTDSVSINFSYATVDAHFTSGYDPVLAQVNFIQNGCTVVATTNFLTGNPTCGGVEFTGTEAQVKQYGSIKNKKFAFVPEYTASLSINVNEEMDTKSSINYSLSATFEDKKFTQIDNFQYVGAVTLLDSKISFIMDKVTLSIFGKNILNDTTPILATRWFEIGAASSGANPTTGSRGRAYFVAPRRGASYGIEVNYNF encoded by the coding sequence ATGAATAGATCAATTAATTTTTTAATCACAGCAATAGTATCTTTAACATGTACAATTGCGTTTTCTGCAGATAAGACAACGCTTGAAGAGGTGGTTGTTTCAGCAAGAAAAACAACAGAAACTTTACAAGAAGTCCCACTTTCAATATCAACTCTAAGTTCAAAAGACTTTGAGAATCTCAACATCCGTTCAATTGATGACTTTGCAAAATTCACTCCAGGCCTGTCTTTCTCCAATGCCTTTGGTAGAGCGACTGAGCGACCTGTTATAAGAGGTTTATCTAATGTCCTAGCAGGAGTGCAATTCGGCGTTGAGTCTGGCGTGTCGTACTTTCTTAACGGTGTTTATTATCCTGGTGATATACAATCAATCGACTTAAGTTCGATTAAAAGAATAGAAGTTGTTAAGGGTCCCCAATCAGCACTGTATGGAAGAAATACATATTCTGGCGCAATTAACTACGTAACAAATGAGCCCGATTTTGAAAAATTTTCAGGTAATGTAAAAGTTTATCTTGCAAACCACAATGAAAAATCAACAAATCTTTCATTAAATATACCGGTATCGAATAACACCTCTATTGGAATTACAGGTCGTAATTTTAGCTATGGCGGTGAATGGAAAAACCAGATAACACAAAAAACCATTGGCCAACAATCTACCACTGGAGCATCAATTGTTATTAACCATAATTCAAGTGATATTTCTGTTAACTATAGATACTTAAATACTGTTGATTCAGATGGAACCAGACCATTTGCGTTTATCGCACCTGCTTCTGGAAATTGCCCTGCAAAAGTTGCTGGAAACGTTAGAGCTTATTGTGGTGAATTGCCAAGTACATTAATTTTCGCTTTAAACGATGAATATGATGTTGACGGCGTTGCAAATCCATACTATGGGAAAAAATCGTCGCAAAGTCATTCAACTGCTGACTTAATTCCTGATGCAGTTAATCTAGAAAAAGGAATTGCTTTTTCTGGAGTTGATCGTAATGTCGAGTTAAATATTTTAAATATTGTTTATAAGATCAATAAAAGCATTGATTTAAATATATCGCTATCACAAAAATTTGAAGAATTAAGTACGGGATCTGATTCAGATCATTCCGCATACAATCTTCAAAATTTTGCTAGAACTGACTTAAGGTCGGGAACCAGTGCTAGCCCTGTTACTCCTGCATCAACTACTACCTGTTGGAATATTTCTTGTGAGTCTATATTCGCGGATTCAAGCAAGAAAGAATTTGACGATAAAGTTACTGAAATTAGAATTCAATCAAATGAGAGCTCGGATATCAAGTGGATTGCCGGTCTTTATAATTATGAACGAAGAATTGAACAATTTGATATTGCCTTTCAAACAGGTCAAGAGCCAAATGTAGCCAATAATAAACTTTGGAGATGTGAAAATCTAGACGGTACTTTAGCTGATTCCGAGTATAATTCTTCAACTCGCACCTACCTTTGCCCTCGACTAAGTGCAGTTAGTTTTTATACTTTAGCTCATGGTTATAAGCAAAATAAATCATCACTTTCTAATGATGCGATCTATGCAATGATTGAGTTCGAAGCTGGTGATGGAGTTTCACTTTCTTTTGAAATTAGAAATCAGAAAGAAACCAAACATCAAATTGAATACAGAGAAGATGGAGGACTAAATGGCAATATACTATCTACTAATAGAAACAATATCTATAATTCAAATAGATTAATTGAAAAATCAGATTATTCTGGTGTGGTTTCATTTAATCAAAAGAAAACTTGGGAAAACACTCTTCCTAGAATCACATTAAAATATCAATCTGATGAATATAATAATTTGTATTTAATTTATTCTCAAGGGGTAAAGGCAGGTGGTTTTAATGGTACTTTAGGTAGGTTTTTATTAAACGGTGTGGAGCAAGATCGCTCTGAGTACAAACAAGAAACTTCGGTTAATTATGAATTAGGCTATAAAGGGGTTTTTGATGATGGTAAAACTTTATTCAGTTTGTCTTTATATAAAAACGATATAAAAGATATTCAGACTTCTCAGGCACTCTCAGCGATTTTACCTGGGGGTAGTAATACAACTTCTATAGTGGTAAATCAATCTAACGGTTTAACACAAGGCTTAGAAATCGAATTAAAAGCTATTGTTACAGATTCAGTGTCTATTAATTTTAGTTATGCCACAGTTGATGCGCATTTTACTAGTGGGTATGACCCAGTATTAGCTCAGGTTAATTTTATACAAAATGGATGCACAGTGGTAGCAACTACAAATTTCTTAACAGGTAATCCTACATGTGGTGGTGTTGAATTTACTGGAACTGAGGCTCAAGTAAAGCAATATGGTTCTATTAAAAACAAAAAATTTGCATTTGTGCCTGAATACACCGCTTCACTCTCAATTAATGTAAATGAAGAAATGGATACTAAATCATCTATCAATTATTCGTTATCTGCTACTTTTGAAGATAAAAAGTTTACTCAAATTGATAATTTTCAATATGTTGGTGCAGTGACTCTGCTAGATTCAAAAATTTCATTTATTATGGATAAAGTTACTTTATCTATCTTCGGAAAAAATATTTTGAATGATACTACTCCCATTTTAGCCACAAGGTGGTTTGAGATTGGTGCTGCTAGTTCAGGCGCAAATCCAACAACTGGGTCAAGAGGTAGGGCGTATTTTGTTGCTCCACGAAGAGGTGCTTCGTATGGTATTGAGGTAAATTATAATTTCTAA